ACCTCACCGTCCCCGGTGAGCTGGACATCTACGGCGTGGGCCTGCTGGGCGTGCCCGCGATCCTCATCGGCTTCAACAACGACGTGGCCTGGACGCACACCTTCTCCTCCGGCCAGCGCATGACGCTGTACGGGCTGCGGCTGGTGCCGGGCAAGCCGACCTCGTACTACTACGACAACGAAGAGCGGGAGATGACCTGGAAGGACGTCACCATCCTGGTCCTGCTCGACAACGGCACGCTCGTCAACGTCACCCGCCGCATGTACAGCAGCCACTACGGCCCCATCATCTCCATCCCCGACACCGCGGAGTGGACCGAGCAGTCCGTGCTCACCTACCGTGACGCCAACCTGGAGAACGACACCCTGCTGGCGCAGTTCCTGGGCATGAACCAGGCCCGCAGCCTGGATGATTTCAAGGCCGTCTACGCGCGCGAGCAGGGCATCCCCTGGGTCAACACCATGGCGGCCGACCGCGCGGGCAACACCTGGTACACGGATGCCACGCCCACGCCGAACCTGTCCCAAGCGGCCCTGACCACCTGGAACATCGCCCGCCAGGGCGCGGACCTGGCCACCACCGCCATCTGGCAGCAGATGGGCCTGGTGCTGCTCGACGGCAGCAACAGCCAGAACGAGTGGCAGGACGAGCCCGGCGCCCGCAGCCCGGGCCTGGTCCCCTTCAGCAAGGTGCCCAAGCTGGACCGCACCGACTTCGTCTTCAACGCCAATGACAGCTACTGGCTGACCAACCCCGCCGCGCCGCTCAAGGGCTTCTCGCCCCTGCACGGTCTGGAGGACGTGCCCCAGACGCCGCGCACGCGCCTCAACGCCGTCATGCTCACCGAGCAGGGCGAAGGTGGCGCGTCCGGCGCGGACGGCCTCTTCACCCGCACCGAGCTGCAGGACGCCATCCTCAGCAACCGCGGCATGATCGCCGAGCTGCTCATCGACGACGTGGTGGCCCGCTGCACCGGCCACACGACGGTGCCCTACGGCACGGACACCGTGGACATCAGCCAGGCGTGCTCGCTGATTGCCCAGTGGGACCGTCGTTATGACGTGGACAGCGTGGGCGCCATCGTGTGGCGCGAGTTCGCGGGCACGTTCACCATGGGTGAGCTTCAGGCGAGCCCGGCGCTGTACGCCACGCCCTTCGACGCGGCCGACCCCATCGCCACGCCCCACACGCTGGCGCCGGCGCCCGCCCAGGGCACCGACCCCGTCCTGACGAAGCTGGCTCAGGCCGTGACC
The Myxococcus xanthus genome window above contains:
- a CDS encoding penicillin acylase family protein; translation: MHPKLPSPLRRGVLRRTRSTRWQFSLLAGTSLLFSSACGDDDEGTPPAPTPTYEATIRRTAHGVPHITGKDMGSVAYGNGYAFAQDHVCILADQILKVRGERARFLGMGPGSTYAGSDFAYRSLGLHARATERISTQPATLQAMLKGYAAGFNRYIEETPKEQLPAPCTGARWVRPISDVDLLAYAYSVALTGSSYQVALALAAATPPDVTATTLGTPDRDHVKVQRPELHQVGSNGWAIGRDRSATGHGMVVANPHFPWEGELKLWESHLTVPGELDIYGVGLLGVPAILIGFNNDVAWTHTFSSGQRMTLYGLRLVPGKPTSYYYDNEEREMTWKDVTILVLLDNGTLVNVTRRMYSSHYGPIISIPDTAEWTEQSVLTYRDANLENDTLLAQFLGMNQARSLDDFKAVYAREQGIPWVNTMAADRAGNTWYTDATPTPNLSQAALTTWNIARQGADLATTAIWQQMGLVLLDGSNSQNEWQDEPGARSPGLVPFSKVPKLDRTDFVFNANDSYWLTNPAAPLKGFSPLHGLEDVPQTPRTRLNAVMLTEQGEGGASGADGLFTRTELQDAILSNRGMIAELLIDDVVARCTGHTTVPYGTDTVDISQACSLIAQWDRRYDVDSVGAIVWREFAGTFTMGELQASPALYATPFDAADPIATPHTLAPAPAQGTDPVLTKLAQAVTALTRAGLALDLPLGEAQFTPRVSGERIPIHGGGNYDGAANIVGFGTLKSTTPNAEVGSATRTVVNGRTALANGGYVINNGSSFIMAMEFTPTGVQASALLTYSESSNPASPYYADQTRLFSQKQWRPILFTSEEIAAAPAEQITLTGD